The genomic DNA CCCTAAAGTAGTGTTACTATGGTATGGATGTCCTTTAAGTCAGGTGAATAGCACTACCACTGTTTTGCACTCGCGGTCACATTACCAAAGTCTTAGAGAGAGACGAGTGAGCGGGAAGGGTATTCAGtcggttgcaatctgcaacctcaccactagatggcactaaatccgacatactgtccctttaaagctGCTAAGATCAGGCCGAGAAGCAGAATTGTCTAAAGGTTGTGTTATGGTTTAAAGAAACTAGTTGGTATGATATGTCATCCGACCTGAGGCCAAGGTGTTCACAGCTGTTCTGTTGCGTGAGGCGGGTTTGAATGTCCGATTGTTGGTTTCAGAAAATTATAAAATTTCATGTCCAATTTGGACACGGGAAGGAGTGGTTGGGGGTATGGATGCTGATTGATGACTTGACGAGCACTACTGTTGAAGCATACTGACACCTTAACAGTCTTGATCGTCTATGCATTCAACCATTCTCATTACCAGAGGAATGCATCAGATGACCACCtgcaacaaaaaactaaaatcagcGTGCTATGTTTCCATAACTGCTAATCAAAACTGAGGCCGATAAATATCCGTGACTACTGTAGAGTCATTTGTCCTGGGAATGAATACCAATTCTAACCTTTCACActaaagacaaaagccagatgttagtgGGTGTTAGtggaagtagaagaagaagaagacatttaagtgtttttcttttcttcttctggccGGTTTGTGTCGATGTGTAACCCCAAGAAAACGATCTGAGAAACATCAATCTGGACAGGAAGTCTTCTTGGATACATTAACTGTGTATTATAAACGCATCTGTATTCACGTGGACGAGGCCTAAGATGGTTAtttgctgctgcttcctcttacctccctcctccatctaaTCTCATGATCTGAGCTGCTTTTAATGCATTTCCATTTGGCCTCATTACTCTCCGAGAGGACTGGCACCATGTGAGGAGCGAGCCAGATATCTCTCCCCCTCGGCCACTTGGCAAGActtgcagtttttctttgtgtatgtAAAAAGCTCAGCATGTATGTTTGAGTGTACATGCTGGTTTTCTACTCTCcttaatatacacacaaatgcaaagaaacacacattttccttcTAAAGCGAGCAACAGATATGaagctgcttttttccccctagaGTTCTGTCTTTTAATTCAGGGCTCATCTGATGTCTGAGCAGAGAATCAAATCAGCTGCACTTTCAACTAGACTCTgaccttttatttaatttacttttttgctCATGCATTTACTGCACTCGTAAGCACATTCTGATTTAACCCAGTTTACCCAGCCATACAAGTAGTACACAATGCACTACTATACCGTGTATTCTTCAACATAGTGTGTTATTTAGCTTAGTTATACCATAACTTCTTAGCACAACCAAAAAGAGATGAGTTTAATAATTAACAAATGTCTGCTTTAGCAGTGTAACCAGCAGCAACGTCTGGTTTTTAAGCAGTAAGTAATATCTATTTGATATTTCAACTGGAGATTTATTGGTGATTCactcaaaatataataaaaaaaccaaacttCAACAACTCATATTTCCAGAAACAATGTCTCGGTTACTCGAGATAATCCACACACTATtcgatggaaaaaaaaattcatcagGAAATAGTCCATGAgtagactttttcttttttaaaaaggctgttATTGGTAGCCATTAAAGAAACCACGTCCTAAGCCATCTCAGTACTGTCTTTAGCATTTAGCCACAGCTGCTGCTTGGTCGAAACCACAAACAAGAACTCACTGCACTTTATATTTAATCTCTGGTTTTCTAAAATAAGGACCATTTTCAATGAGATTTTCCTGAATGGGGCCGATCCATATACTTAAGCGATCTTGTAAACCTTGTAAACCCTTCAACAGGAAACATGTCTGAtgatttatacacatttatttcagaatTAAACCAACGCGTGTACAGTTCCTTTATGATCTCTCTTAACTGCTTGGCTTGGCGGCACTGCCAGGCTCTGCAGGTGGGTTTCCTCcgtggcagcagcagctgtgttcAACAGATGCTAAATTACAGTGTGGACCTGATGGTCGTATCTCTCCGGCTCTGGCAGGCTAATAATAGCTTTGGCCTGAGCAGTGGAGAACCTCAGCGGTCATGATGACATGGCTGATGGTTGTGTGTGTAGGCTGTGCTGCCAACATTTGTCCTTGATCAAACAAAATTCACTTCACATTAGACGTTTTCAGACCAAACAATTCTGGGGACTCTCTAAAAGGAAATGCCCACTGGGGAGCCttcaagagcttttttttttctgtttgcattcGCTCTGACAACAGAAATGCTCAAGTGGTGTACGGCAGCTGGCACAAGTCTGCTACGGTCGCTACGCCCTTTATGTTCGCTACTTTAGTTATGTTCGTTAAGTTCTTTAAGTTCTTTAAGTTCGTTAAGTTCGTTATGTTCGCTACGTTTGATACATTTGTTATGTTCGTTATGTTTGCTACGTTCTTTTCGTTTGGCACGTTCGTTATGACAATTACGTTCGTTATGTTCGTTATGTTCGCTACATTCGCTACACTTGTTATGTTCGCTATGTTCTTTTTGTTTGCCATGTTTGTTGCGTTCGTTATGTTCGCTACGATTGATACATTTATGCTATGTTCGTTAATTTTTTTATGGTTgctacttttgatactttttgtTATGCTCGCTACATTATTTATGTTTGCTACGTTCGTTATGTCAACTTTAGTTATGTTCACTACATTCTTTATGTTTGCTACATTCGTTATGTTTGCCACGTTCGTTATGTTAGCTACAtttgttatgttattgttattagCTACATTCGTTATGTTTGCTACATTTGTTTGCTACGTTTGTTATGTTTGCTACGTTCGTTATGTTTGCTACATTCGTTATGTTTGCTACATTCGTTATGTTTGCTACATTCGTTATGTTTGCTACGTTTGTTATGTTTGCTACATtcgttatgttatgttatgttcgCTATGTTCTTTTTGTTTGCCACATTCGTTATGTTTGCTACAATCGttatgttctttatgtttgcTACCTTTGCTACAAGCTCTCTTAGATTTTTCTTGtaatataagaataaataagcaactttttgaatgtctttatttgaaaaaagacaatgtACAATAATCAACATTCAAACAAATGTACCCAAGTTAGCTGAAAGGCAAATTTTCTTCGGCAGTCCCTTTATTCTGTTAAATGCCATTTTGCTTTGTGATACTGGGATAGTCTTTGTGATACTGGGATAGCCTTTGTGATACTGGGATAGTCTTTGTCATACTGGGATAGTCTTTGTGATACTGGGATAGTCTTTGTGCTACTAGcttagcctttgtgctaaggGTACTGAGTTAGCCTTGCTGCAACTGGGTTAGTCTCTGTTCTACTGTTGCTGAGCAGCGACTCTCACTCGTTCTTTGGGTCAGTGGGCGTGTGCTCATTAATGTTTTAAGCTCTGGACTTAATCGTTGGTTCATTTATCGGTGTTTAGGAGTTTAGGAGCTGCTGttaacaggtttttaaaaatggcGGTTGCAGGTGCTGCATTGGCTCATGTGTTCGATCAATCACCATACACTTCCCCTGCTCTGACATAGGAGCTAAAACAGTTTGACTTTCAGTAGGTGGTGCTTCCATGTGGCTTTGTTTCACACGCAAATGTATTGTTCTCGTATCACATTATTTGCAGAGAGTATTTAGAGTattgtgtaaatgtacacaccttaaaaaggaaaatgtttcaGATTATGATTTTAAAGTAAAGATCTACTTTCTGTGATCCTCTCCTTGGTCGGAGAGATCATTCACTCAGTGCTGAAGTTGATTTATGAGTTTCAGAAAATGAGCTGATAAAAACCTTGAAGAGTCATTCCATCGAAAGTTTCATATTGttgttaaattaatataaaaacttttaacacaattttgttaattaaaacaattgttTCAAACCTGGATATACATATGTCAGAAGAGTGCTAGGTCTGGATTCTACCCGAAGGAATTAGTATTTGGGTTTGCAAGGGTTTCTTTTTGgctgtacaaaatgttaaaagctAAATAACACAGCTAAAAGGTGTgcatgtattaaaataataggTGGAGGAGCAGCCCTGGTTGTATAAGTTGCAATAAATGGAATAAAACTAACTTTTGTGTTAGAACAGGCTTTTCTGATGAATGCCAACTGATCATTGAAAGTTAaatttccttcctttctctgtgtttgcagGTTTATCTGATGTGCCGTGAGCGTTGGGAGCACCTTGCCCCAGCCCCGGCCTGCAGCCCTGGTGCTACCCAGCCTGGCTCACCAGGATGGATCCTGCTCATTCCTTCAGGACAGAGCTGGACGGGCTGGACTCAGTGCTGTCGCTCGACCAGATACGTGCCATCCGGGCAAACAATGACTATGTGGAGAGGCCCGTGGCGCTGGAACTGGCATCCCAGACCGGGATTTTCAATGCCCATGAAGACCGTTACCATCAAGGAGTATACCCCATCTACCCGCAGTCGTCTTTCCCCCGCAGCCAAAGTCAACAGCAGCACGCTCACCTGTCCCACCTGAGCCGTTCCAGTACCATAAGCTCTTCCATCTCTCGGACCAGTGCCGCCTCAGACCAGCGGCTTCTGGGTTTGACAAGATCTCACTCTGGCCTCGGTTCCGTGGTCCGTTCTCAGCCCAAAGGAGAACTCAAGCCCGATGCCTCCTTCGGCAAAGGCCTGACGGATGACGAGGCTGAGCTGGGCCTTCATTTGTACATCTGCGAGCGGTGCGGTCGCTGTAAGTGCCAAGAGTGCTGCGCCCCCCGCCGCCTGCCTTCCTGTTGGGCCTGCGGACAGCGCTGTCTGTGCTCCGCCGAGAGCGCCGTGGAGTACGGCACCTGCTTGTGTTGCGTTAAAGGCTTGTTCTACCACTGCTCCGCCCAGGACGACGAGGATAACTGTGCAGACCGGCCGTGCTCCTGCGGTCCGGCCCACGCCTGTGCCCGTTGGGGCACCATGGGGCTGCTGGCGCTCTGCCTGCCCTGCCTCTGCTGCTACCCCCTAGCCAGGCTGTGCCTTGCCATGTGCCAGTGCGCCCACGACCGCAACACGCGCCCCGGCTGCAGGTGCAGCAACACCAACACCGTGTGCCGCAAGATCTCCGCCTCCAACCCCAACACTGGTCACCCCTCGCTCCGCAGCAAGGCCCTGGAGAAGCCCTTATGACAGGCCTGGACAGGGGCCAGTGAATCAGTTTCTCCTCAGCCGTCGCCAAAGCAACGCTGTCGCCAATCAACCGTGCCACAGCCGACATTGTGACGACAATGCCAATGTGTCCCACCCACCTACATACGACAAGCCAACCAactaaccaaccaaccaaccaaccaaccaaccaaccaaccaacgtGAAGTGTTGTTCACCTAATGTACCTTGAATTTACTTCATCTCCAGCTCAGGAGGGACCAAAGCTTTACTGTGCCTGTTCTTGTGGGAGACTTCATGCCTAAAAACTCacgctgaagaagaagaagaagaagaagaaaaaaaagctgtcgTGCTTTTGCTGGACTGCCCTTCAACCTTAACCAAAACATCTAGACGGAAATCGTCTCTCTCCACTTTCTGTGGTGTAGTCTGGACGTGttataaaatctatttatttattattgaaccTCCTTCCTCCCCACCCTTCTGCAGAGAGAACGCACAGACGGCCGATGGACCAAATCAGGAAGGAAAGACGCCCGTGGCGATGTGAAGTGGTCTATGCCAACACAGTTTCTCTCCTCTACGAAGAGAGAATCAGAAGATGCATGAGAGATTGAGGACCACAATGACACAAAAGGTTCacgatgaatgaatgaagaaataaaacaacgtTGTGCCGCGGTGCATATCTGACTGGGAGTCTTTTAACAAAAGCACCAAGGCATAAAGTGAGAACAAAGACACATCTGTAACAGTTTGACACCAAAAAAAGGGACCATGCACTGTACGAACTGAGTGAATTTAAATGCTATTAAGCTCATTTCTAAAGGAAAAGCACTGTGAGGTAGATGGACGACGTTTACCCCGACAGCCAAGAGCTGAATGGGGGATTATTTAACCGGAGGGAGGGTGCATCAATTGTCAGTaggcagcgtgtgtgtgtgtgtgtgtgtgtgtgtgtgtgtgtgtgtgtgagagtgtgtgtgtgtgtgtgtgtcctcctaCTGTGCAACAACCTGTGTATgtagaagctgtgtgtgtgttgttttctcagCAGAAGAAGCCTCCCTTGTCTTATTTTTAGCAGCGCTGCTTCGGTGGAGCTCTGAGGGTCTGGTCGGGTTTCCTCCCGAAGTCAGTCTGTCGCcaacctccctctctctgaccgacctccttctctccccccacCTCCCACCTCCATGCTTATAGCTCCTACCATCCTGGAATCAAGAGATCTTTTCTCACTCTCATTCAGGCAGTCAGTCATTACCTTGATCCAGAACACACGACACCAATCCTGCTATTTAACCGTTAACCAGCAAAAAATTGTCTGATTACtcagttaaacatttaaaaatatatattaaaacatttaaaaacaaaaactgagcTAAACTCAGAGGAACGGCTTGTCACTAAAATGAGAACAGCTAGTCCACCTTAAAAAGTCAGTCCACCCTGAGCTGTTtataaagcatcccctgctttatggtctgtttgactctaaatggagcatcatttactaaatgaacatcatgctgtattgaagaagacttgaaactagagattgagaccataaactcatgtttacaatgtttactgagggaataaatcaagagagaagtagagtcattttctcatagacttctatacaaccagaggagtcgccccctggtggacagtagagagaatgcagctttaaggtaATTCAGCAGAACCGCAGTTTGTAATCAGCCCCTTTTGGCACTTTAACCACAGTTCCATGCATGAAAGGCACTAATCCTGTCGGTTAGCGGTTAATGATCAGTTAGCGAGGGTCAGCAATCGGTTatcaaaaaaaactgcattagCATCCCTACGTCTTAGCCACTAAGACCTAAAACAAATCAGTAGCTGCTCCTGGTAATGTgcaaaagttagaaaaaaacccaacatgataaagagcttttaaaaagacagaaagaaattaTAACCCAACCATCTACAGCCAGCTGACAACACACACCCATATATCCCTCCTGCCTCGTCCGTCTCTCCTCTTACGCTCAGAGGGCTAAAAGCCTCCAGATCCTGGTCCATAGAGAGCTGATCAAACAGGCAATTAGCTCCATGATAGCTCTTAATGGGCCGGAGAAGAATGGAGcgtgggagggaggggagggagggaggggagttGTGGTGTTTGGCAGATGGACAGCTGATGGGGAGAGAGGGATGctgggaggaaagagaggatgTTGATGTCACCATTAAGTCGGATGGAGACGATGCatgcaagaaaaaataaacaagttcgCACTTCAGGTTCAAATTTTGTGTCAAACACAAACCGAACAGTGGACGGCTCTTCTATGAAGGAAGCGCTGataaagaaacaacacacacacacggcttcaggtgtgtgcgtgtgtgcgtatGCATGTTtataagcgtgtgtgtgtgtgtgcacatgctgaCCTGATTGGTTAAATGTTACTTTgctatatttttatatgtaaatatggGCTATTATGTGTATAACTATTTTTATTCTGCATAATTTTGGTTTTATGAAATTGATACTGTGGTTGTTTTACATTATAATgaacatttacttatttactgtCCACTTGTGATCAATATCAGGAACTTTTGGGGCAACTCTGACACTAAACGTTGCGTGAGCTCAGTATCATGGTCTGGTTTTGAACCTTTTTCAGAACAAAAACATCTTTGGCATCAAAGAACAAAAGTTGAGCTCTGCTCTTTCTGCACGAAACAGTTCTTCTATCACAATAAAGCAATTTTATTCAGATATTTTGGTTTATTCCACACCATACAATCAAAAGTGAAACAATAAGCATGACTGTTTTAATGAGTCAGGATGTGTGAATGTTGCCCCAAATGTTTCTGTACTCACTGGTTTCACTTTGATAGACAGGTTGGCGACTGTGGAGGACACACTCAATTATGAaatggctgttttgtttttaatgttgcaaCTTTCTTCACCTTTAGCGTTACTTATGactttattattcttattatttgaaatattgGCAACCAATTATGTCCACATTAATGCTGATGAATTTGAAAACTATTTTTCCCCACATGTTAACAAAGTAAGCGTTTTCAACCACACAAAGCAGAAGGTAATGTGCAGAAAACAGCTTTTCTAAAACGCTGATGTGAGCTCGTCATgggagccttttttttttgttgataatgCGCTGGTACATTCTATCCTGCATGCATGCTCTGTGAATGAACAAACAACGCttcaaaagcagcagaaaaacacactagaggaggaaacaaacacatttctatttttgtggTGATTGAAAACAATAATGTGGACATGAAACTCTCttaatgactttgttttcaAATGCAACAGCATTACTGTGGACAtgggttacacacacacacacacacacacacacacacacacacacacacacacacacacacacacacacacacacacacacacacacacacacacacacacaccgtctccACATGGCTGGATGTCAGATCTTGGTGCTTGGGGAGATGACTTGAGGAACATTTATTTGTACCTGGGTTGTATTGAGTCAAAGCTGGTTGACGTTATAGAGGAAACTGTTGCATATGTTTTAACCGATTATAATTAATCCGTGTTCAGAGTACCTTTCAAATATTTACAGTGACAGTTGTCCAATCATAGCGTCTTTAGTATGCAATGTTTTGTATGTACTACAGATACACAAAGAGCAGCACAAGCAGGTGTGGGGTACGAGGTAAATGAACTCAAGTTTCAGTTTGCCTCGCCTTCACCTACAacatgtcactcaaagagacgCGTATCAACCAGGAAGGCATTAAACaaagaggcaaaacaaaaccaaaatcaactccaaatatatgcaaaactgttgcacagagacacacagatatTCACAACTACTAGGCAAAGGGGTAAAagaaccacaaagagatgcagaatgactacaaatagacacaaaacatctacaaaagagggtaaaaaaaatacagacataGACTTACTAACAACAAACAGATCAAAGAAACTACTAAGATACAcagaatgaccacaaagagatgaaaaacgaccacaaaaagacaca from Anoplopoma fimbria isolate UVic2021 breed Golden Eagle Sablefish chromosome 24, Afim_UVic_2022, whole genome shotgun sequence includes the following:
- the LOC129113933 gene encoding protein sprouty homolog 3 — protein: MDPAHSFRTELDGLDSVLSLDQIRAIRANNDYVERPVALELASQTGIFNAHEDRYHQGVYPIYPQSSFPRSQSQQQHAHLSHLSRSSTISSSISRTSAASDQRLLGLTRSHSGLGSVVRSQPKGELKPDASFGKGLTDDEAELGLHLYICERCGRCKCQECCAPRRLPSCWACGQRCLCSAESAVEYGTCLCCVKGLFYHCSAQDDEDNCADRPCSCGPAHACARWGTMGLLALCLPCLCCYPLARLCLAMCQCAHDRNTRPGCRCSNTNTVCRKISASNPNTGHPSLRSKALEKPL